CCGCCATCCCGGGCATGATCCGCGATATCATCGAGGCGCAGCATCGGACCCGCTTCGACCGGTCCCACTTCAAGGCTTTCGGCGCCTTCTCGCTCGACTTCGAGGTTGTCTACTACGTGCTGGATCCGGACTACAACGTCTACATGGACGTGCACCAGTCCGTGAACCTCGAGATCTTCCGCCAGTTTGCGGCCGAGGGCATCGACTTCGCTTACCCGACCCAGACGCTATACCTGCGCCAGGCGCCCGCCACTGTGCCTGCCTGAAGGAAGCGTATGGACCATGAACTGGCCCGCTGGCGGGCCGAGACGCCGGGCGTCACGGCCGGGCGCGTGCACCTGAACAACGCCGGTGCGGCGCTCGCGCCGCAGCCGGTGTTGGACGCGGTGCTGGGCCACCTGCGGCTCGAGTCCCTGCTGGGTGGCTACGAGGCCGAGGACGCGGTGGCGGACCGGACTGCGGCCGCGTATGCCGGGGTGGCGCGCCTGCTGGGCGCCGCGCCGCGCAACATCGCCCTGGTCGAGAACGCGACCGCGGCATTCAGTCTGGCGCTCAGCGCGTTCCGCCTCGCCGCAGGCGACGTCATCCTCACTACCCGCAACGACTACGTCTCGAACCAGCTCAGCTACCTGAGCCTCGCGCGCCGATTCGGCCTCGAGATCGTGCGGGCGGCCGACGCGCCCGAGGGCGGAGTTGACCCGCAGTCCGTGCGGGAGCTGATCGCGCGGCGCCGGCCGCGCCTGGTGGCCGTTACCTGGGTCCCCACCAGCTCCGGGCTGGTCCAGCCGGTCGAGGCGGTGGGCGCCGCGTGCGAAGCGGCCGGCGTGCCCTACCTGGTAGACGCCTGCCAGGCCGTCGGCCAGATCCCCGTCGAGGTCGAGCGACTGCGCTGCGATTTCCTGTCCGCCACGGCGCGCAAGTTCCTGCGCGGCCCGCGCGGCATCGGCTTCCTCTACGTCTCCGACCGCGCCCTGGGCCGCGGCGACCACCCCCTCTTCATTGACATGCGCGGCGCGCGCTGGCTCGAGCCGGACGCCTTTGAGCTGCTGCCCGACGCGCGGCGCTTCGAGAACTGGGAGTTCGCCCACGCGCTGGTGCTCGGCCTGGGCGCCGCAGCGGAGTACGCGCTCTCTGTGGGCGGCGACGTCGCCCGCCAGCGCGCACACGCCCTCGCCGCCTACGCGCGCCAGCGGCTGCGTACGCTGGACGGCCTGCGCCTGCTGGACCGCGGCCCGGAGCTGTGCGCCATTGTCACTGCAGAAGTTGCGGGCCGGGACGCGCGCGAGATAGTCGCGCTCCTCCGGGAGCGAGGGATCAATACCAGCGCCACGCTGCGCGCCTACGCGGTGATCGACATGGACGAGAAGCGCGCCGCCTCCGCCCTGCGCATCTCGCCGCATTACTACAACACGCCGGGCGAGGTGGACTCGGCCGTCGAGGCGCTGGCCGAGCTGGTGACAACGCCCGCACCGGGCCAGCCCCCTTTTGCGCCATCCTGAGCGGGGGCAAGCCGGGTAGCGCCGGCCTGAAGTACCTTTCCGCGTGACCGCGCCCGGCTACACCAGCTCGCGGAGCGCGGCCGCCACCGGCCCCAGCATGGCCGCTAATATGCCGGCGTAGAAGGCCAGGCCGGCCAGCGCGCCGGCCAAGCCCACCAGGTT
This window of the Gemmatimonadota bacterium genome carries:
- a CDS encoding aminotransferase class V-fold PLP-dependent enzyme, with protein sequence MDHELARWRAETPGVTAGRVHLNNAGAALAPQPVLDAVLGHLRLESLLGGYEAEDAVADRTAAAYAGVARLLGAAPRNIALVENATAAFSLALSAFRLAAGDVILTTRNDYVSNQLSYLSLARRFGLEIVRAADAPEGGVDPQSVRELIARRRPRLVAVTWVPTSSGLVQPVEAVGAACEAAGVPYLVDACQAVGQIPVEVERLRCDFLSATARKFLRGPRGIGFLYVSDRALGRGDHPLFIDMRGARWLEPDAFELLPDARRFENWEFAHALVLGLGAAAEYALSVGGDVARQRAHALAAYARQRLRTLDGLRLLDRGPELCAIVTAEVAGRDAREIVALLRERGINTSATLRAYAVIDMDEKRAASALRISPHYYNTPGEVDSAVEALAELVTTPAPGQPPFAPS